The Populus trichocarpa isolate Nisqually-1 chromosome 2, P.trichocarpa_v4.1, whole genome shotgun sequence genome has a window encoding:
- the LOC7462854 gene encoding protein TRIGALACTOSYLDIACYLGLYCEROL 5, chloroplastic, whose protein sequence is MVLTNFSGPGVGFGFGVGCGFGVGWGFGGMPVNILGLGAGAGCGVGLGLGWGFGTAFGSQYRSSTVTFQGMELAKKEESDDNQS, encoded by the exons ATGGTGCTTACAAATTTTAGTGGACCTGGTGTTGGATTCG GTTTCGGTGTTGGTTGTGGCTTTGGCGTAGGCTGGGGTTTTGGGG GCATGCCTGTGAATATTTTGGGTCTTGGTGCAG GTGCAGGCTGTGGGGTTGGTCTAGGCCTTGGATGGGGCTTTGGCACTGCCTTTGGAAGCCAGTATAGGTCATCTACTGTCACATTCCAGGGCATGGAATTggccaaaaaagaagaaagtgaTGACAATCAGTCTTGA